TGTGGGGATGCCCCATGTTTTGGCTGAATTACAGGGTATGCCAGAGTGTGCACCGGGTCCGGTTCATGCCGAAAATGGCGGTATTCTCCGTGATCAGTTGACCGGTGAAGATATTCTTTATGGTGATGATGGCGAAGCGCTTAATCCTTGTGGCAGCTTCACTTATTCTCCTGAGGGCGCGCTAAGCCCCGATGAATATGACAAGGTCATCTACGACTTGGTAAACTTTCTTGAATACATGGGTGAGCCCGTGCAGGCCAAGCGTAAGCAAATTGGCGTTTATGTGCTGGCATTCATTGTATTGTTTTTCATATTCGCGTATTTGTTGAATCGCGAGTACTGGAAAGACGTACACTAAAAGGCGTCAGCCTTTACATTCCAGTTTCAATGCGGGCAGCCTGATTTCAGGCCGCCCGTTTGTTTTCTTAGTATATTAATCAGAGGTACAAGCAATGGGCGTGGTTGCCAAACGTTCTACCATGACCTTCTTTTCGGATGCGGCTAGTCACTATAGCCATCGAGTAAGAATTGTTTTGGCCGAGAAAGGCGTGACGGTTGATATTATTGATGTGGACCCGAATAGCCTGCCTGAAGAGGTCACGGAGTTAAACCCTTATAACACGCTGCCAACCCTGGTGGATCGTGATCTTGCGCTCTATGAGTCCAAGGTGATGATGGAGTATCTCGATGAGCGCTTTCCTCATCCGCCTTTGCTGCCAGTGTATCCAGTGGCGCGGGGTGAGAGCCGTCAGTATATTTATCGTATTGAGCGTGACTGGTGTCGTTTGGTTGATGAGATCCTCAGCAACCCGAGCCAGAAAGAGCTGGATAAAGCGAGAAAAGATTTGCGGGATAGCTTGTTAACCATTGCGCCGATCTTTACTGAAAAGCCCTTTTTCATGAATGAAGAGTTCACGCTGGTTGATTGCTGTTTGGCGCCGATTTTGTGGCGGCTTCCTCAGCTGGGTGTTGTTCTTCCGCAAACTCGTCAGTCTAAACCGCTGATAGAGTATATGCAGCGCTTGTTTGATCGTCCCTCTTTTCAAGAAAGTTTGACGGAAAAAGAGCGGGAAATGCGAGATCAAGTTTCGGTCGCCTGAAAGGCTTAAAGTTTTATGGCAATGACATCTAGCCGGCCGTATATGGTCAGGGCCATTTACGAATGGGTCGCGGATAATAACTGTACGCCCTATATTTTGGTGAATGCCGAAATGGAGGGCGTGCAAGTGCCCCAGCAATATATTCAGGATGGGCAAATCATTTTGAATATCTCGTCTTCAGCGGTTGTGGGCTTGGATATCGGAAACGATGAGCTGAGCTTTAATGGCCGTTTTGGCGGGGTGCCCCAAAGTGTGCATGTGCCTCTGGCGGCGGTGTTGGGTATTTACGCAAGGGAAAATGGTCAGGGCATGTTGTTTGATGCTGACGAGCCTCAGCCCCCAATGCCGCCTTCGCCGAGCTCTAGTGATAGCAATAAAAACGATGCTCGGCCCAAGCTGAAAGTTGTGAAGTAAACAAAAAGAAAAAGGGGCTTCGCCATAGCGCAGCCCCTTTTTTGTGCCGGTTTAGTTTCTTTTTGCTTCTGAGATTTTTCTAGCCAGTTCTGCTTTCGATGATTTTGATTAGAAGTTTTGCTTGCTTACCTGCAAGCGGTCGTGCACCGGTCAATCTCGCGCTATGCGGCGCGCCGCGACGTTTTTAGTCTTTAGTAATACTCAAATACGCGCACAACTTTCTGGACACCGCTTGTCTCGCTGGCGACTTTAGACGCGGTTTCTGCTTCGGCTTGAGAGACTAACCCCATTAGGTAAACCGTGCCATTTTCGGTGACTACTTTGATTCGCGAGGCATCGAGCTGGCTGTTTAATGACAGCTTGCTTTTTACCTTGGTGCTAATCCAGGTGTCATTGCTTCGGGCTAGCATGCTGGAGTTTTCTCCAATGCTTATCTCGTTATGTACTTTGCGCACTTTTTTCACGGCTTCAGCGATATCAAAGGCTTGATTCACTAGATCGTTATTCGGCGCCTGACCTGTGAGTAAAACGATGCCGTTGTGGCTGACAGCATTAATGTGAGCGGCCTCTAGCTCGGCACTGGTATTGCGAATGTTGACCGAGATCTTGGTTTCAATAATCTCGTCGTCAATGTAGCTGCCCAGGCTGCGGGTGCTGGGATCTTCCTGCAGAGGTTGCTCTGTTGTTGCGGTAATGACTTGGGTGCAGGCGCTGATAGTAAGGGCGGCAATAATAAGGCTGAGTGATTTAATCATGGCTGTTCAATTCCAAATAATTGGGCGTCAACAAGTTCGCAAATACTGTGTATGGCAATTAATTGCATCTCGATAACCCGGGGTTTGTCTTCTACCGGTATCGCAAGTTCAATATCTTCTGCTGAGAGCAGTGCGCTGGCGTCACCGCCGTTGAGGTTACTGAGCGCAATGACACGCATCCCGCGTTCGTGTGCGGATTGTATGCAGCGCAAGGTGTTGGTGCTGCCGTTTCCTGAGTAAAGTAAAACGAGGCAGTCGCCTTCTTGACCGAGCGCGCGTATCTGGTTGGAAAATATATCATTGTAACCACTGTCCGCAGCAATCGCGGTGAGGGTGGCGGCGTCGGTGTTGAGCGCCATTGCGGGCAGGGATGGTCGTTCACGTTGGAAACGGTTTATCAAATTGCCAGCGAGTTGCTGGGCTAATAAGGCAAAACTGCCTTCGCCGCAGCATAGAATTTTGCGTTCGTTGAGCATGCTGGCAACAATGCACTCGCTGGCAGCGGCAACGCTGGGCCCTATGGCTTCCATGGTGTACATGCAGCTTTCAATATGCCGATGAAAAAGATCGACTACGCTTTCAGAATAATCCACGCCGTCAATTTACTCCTGAAATGCGTTTTGTAACCATGTAAGTTGCCAGTCTCCGTTTGGGTCTACTAACGCTTCAATGACATCGAAGCGACAGGAAGGTTCACGTTTTAGCTTGTGGCTCAGATAGTGCTGTGCTGTCTTTACAAGTCGATTTTGCTTGTTCTTGGTGACGGACTCGGCCCCAGAACCGAAGCGGGGATTTTGCCGTAAGCGAACCTCGACGAACACTAAAAAATTACCGTCTTTGGCAATAATGTCGATCTCGCCATGTCTGCAGCGATAGTTACATTGCAATACCTTTAAACCATGCTGGGATAAATAACGCTGGGCGGCAAGTTCAGCTTGTTGGCCTCGGTCTGCCGCAGGTTTATTCCCAAACCAGTTCATCATTTTTAATGAAGTGTGTCGATTTCTTCAGACATAGGGACGGTTACGGGTTTGCCTTCTTGGATTTCGGCCAGTGACAGCTTTCTCTCAATTTGGCGTTTGTCGTTTAAGCGAAGGGTACCTGTTTCACCAAATAATCTGCCGCTGTCGTTGTGTTGGAGCTGGCTCAGCCGCAATTGTAATCGAAAACTGTCGACCCCTAAGGCATACATGCGCTGATAATTGCCGCTGTGGGGTAATTCGTTGCTGATGGCTTGGCGAAGAGGTGAGGTCTCATTGAGAATCCAGGGGATATCAATAAAGTGCACCCCGTTGATGTCTTGGTCTTTATCGGGGCTGCTGGTGCCTCGATAAATATGAGAGGTGGCGTAGACGGGGATGTCGCCAGCGTAGTGGTAGGCGAGCAGCGGTTTAATGGCGCGACCTTCGTTGGGCCGGGCTACCAAAAAAATAAAGTCTACGTCGGTGCGGCGGTAGGGCTCAAATTGCGGCCGGTTACCAATGATTTGCTGAAGTTGATTGCGGCGATGAATGCTGGCGTCGATTTGCAGCACATCTTTGATCTGTTTTGAGTAATTGTTGCTGTCGGCGTCAAAGTTGGTGCTGGCAACAATGATGCCTCTGTTTTTTTGCCAGTTGTCAGAGAAAGCCTGGGCAACCTTTCCGCCCCAAGCCCCTTCAGGGGTAATAATCATGGCTCGGCGATAGCCTTTGGCGAGCGCGATGTTGGAGATTTGTTCGGCTTCGTCTTCGGGGTTCAGGCCAAATTGATACAGGCCGTTAGGAAAGCGATCACCGGGAATACGGTTAAGGGCCAGCGTGGGGACCGGCATATTACCGCGGCCATTATTTGCCAGGGCGGTTAGATTTTCTTTTTTCAGTGGGCCAACAATCAGGTTATTGCCATCGCGTACTGCTTGCTGATAAACGCTGGCAATGTCGCTACCTTCGGTGTCGTACTGCTTAACTTGCGGCAACCGGGCGCCTTGCTCAAGGGAGGCGTAATAGGCTGCAAAAAAACCATCTCGAATGGCTTTGCCGTAAGCGGCAAGGCGGCCGCTGACAGGAAGCAGTAGGGCTATTTTATCCGGGCGCTCGACAATAAGCTGGTCGAGTTTGTCGAGGCCACCGGGTAGGTTTTTGCGTGCTGGGTGTTGAGGCCAGCGGTTTAACCAGGCATCGCGTTGGCGAACTTGGGATTCGAGGTCGCCTTGATTGTCTTTGGCGACGGAGGCGAGCTCCAGCCAACCTAAATAGTCGCGATTGCTGGCGCTATTATGATGTTGCAGCAATACCTCGGTAGGAACTTGCATCAGCGAGCTCCATATTTGTTCACGGTTGTGACCTTGTTGGGATGAGGCCAGCAAGGGATCGATAAAAATCCATTCTTGGGCCGCGCTTAGATGATCGCCCTCAATGGCAAATAAGCTGGCTCTAAGCTGACTGAACTGAAGTTGGCGGGGTAGCGGAGCATCGATGATGGCGCTTTGTACTAGAGGGTCCGAGAGTTGCTGCAAGGCTTCTTGGAATTGAGCGTGGCCTCTAAAAACCCGCGCTCTAACAAGTGAAAGGCGCACTGCTTGATTGGGGGCTAGCTCGGGTATAATTAGCTCTCTGACGATATCGTCTGCGCGGTCCAGTTCTCCTTCTCGGAGCAGAACCTCTGCGGCGCGAAGTAGCAGCTCGGCAGATTGCTCAGGCGAGGCAGATTCTGCTTCACTAATCCATTGCTCGGCCATCGCGGCATCTGCGGTAGCTGGATTAAATACCATTTTGGGTCTTGGGTGCTTGCTCGGTGCAGGCATTTTGAATATAGGCGCCGAGCCTGCGCTGTCCTGCGCTTTGGGGGTGATTTTGGCTGTTTGCTCCGGCGTGCCCGGTGTTGGAGTGGGGCCAGCACAGGCTGCCAAGAGGCTAAGGCCGAGCAGGCTTGCAAAAAGTCTTGTCTTCATTGATCCGCCGTTGTTAGTCTGCGCGAGCCTAATATAAGAGAGAGGATCGCTACCGTGGGATTATCCACCCCCAGTCTATTTGTCGTTGCCACGCCTATTGGGAACTTGGGCGATATGGTACCCCGAGCGATAGAGGTCCTACAATCTGTGTCATTGGTTGCGGCTGAAGATACTCGCCATAGCCGTCAGTTGTTAAAGCATTTTGATATCTCAGTGCGCTTGCAAGCCTATCACGACCACAGTAACGATGCTGATTTAGACGGTGTATTGGCGATATTGCGCGGAGGTGGGAGTGTGGCGCTGGTGTCAGATGCGGGGACGCCGTTAATTTCCGATCCGGGTTATCGCTTGGTAGATGCTGCGCTGAGTGAAGGCTTTGCCGTGGTACCTATTCCGGGGCCGTGTGCGATGGTGGCGGCATTGAGTGTATCGGGCTTGCCGTCTAACCGTTTTATTTTTGAA
The DNA window shown above is from Spongiibacter sp. IMCC21906 and carries:
- a CDS encoding SIS domain-containing protein, which produces MDYSESVVDLFHRHIESCMYTMEAIGPSVAAASECIVASMLNERKILCCGEGSFALLAQQLAGNLINRFQRERPSLPAMALNTDAATLTAIAADSGYNDIFSNQIRALGQEGDCLVLLYSGNGSTNTLRCIQSAHERGMRVIALSNLNGGDASALLSAEDIELAIPVEDKPRVIEMQLIAIHSICELVDAQLFGIEQP
- a CDS encoding penicillin-binding protein activator, producing MKTRLFASLLGLSLLAACAGPTPTPGTPEQTAKITPKAQDSAGSAPIFKMPAPSKHPRPKMVFNPATADAAMAEQWISEAESASPEQSAELLLRAAEVLLREGELDRADDIVRELIIPELAPNQAVRLSLVRARVFRGHAQFQEALQQLSDPLVQSAIIDAPLPRQLQFSQLRASLFAIEGDHLSAAQEWIFIDPLLASSQQGHNREQIWSSLMQVPTEVLLQHHNSASNRDYLGWLELASVAKDNQGDLESQVRQRDAWLNRWPQHPARKNLPGGLDKLDQLIVERPDKIALLLPVSGRLAAYGKAIRDGFFAAYYASLEQGARLPQVKQYDTEGSDIASVYQQAVRDGNNLIVGPLKKENLTALANNGRGNMPVPTLALNRIPGDRFPNGLYQFGLNPEDEAEQISNIALAKGYRRAMIITPEGAWGGKVAQAFSDNWQKNRGIIVASTNFDADSNNYSKQIKDVLQIDASIHRRNQLQQIIGNRPQFEPYRRTDVDFIFLVARPNEGRAIKPLLAYHYAGDIPVYATSHIYRGTSSPDKDQDINGVHFIDIPWILNETSPLRQAISNELPHSGNYQRMYALGVDSFRLQLRLSQLQHNDSGRLFGETGTLRLNDKRQIERKLSLAEIQEGKPVTVPMSEEIDTLH
- the sspA gene encoding stringent starvation protein SspA; translation: MGVVAKRSTMTFFSDAASHYSHRVRIVLAEKGVTVDIIDVDPNSLPEEVTELNPYNTLPTLVDRDLALYESKVMMEYLDERFPHPPLLPVYPVARGESRQYIYRIERDWCRLVDEILSNPSQKELDKARKDLRDSLLTIAPIFTEKPFFMNEEFTLVDCCLAPILWRLPQLGVVLPQTRQSKPLIEYMQRLFDRPSFQESLTEKEREMRDQVSVA
- a CDS encoding BON domain-containing protein; this translates as MIKSLSLIIAALTISACTQVITATTEQPLQEDPSTRSLGSYIDDEIIETKISVNIRNTSAELEAAHINAVSHNGIVLLTGQAPNNDLVNQAFDIAEAVKKVRKVHNEISIGENSSMLARSNDTWISTKVKSKLSLNSQLDASRIKVVTENGTVYLMGLVSQAEAETASKVASETSGVQKVVRVFEYY
- a CDS encoding ClpXP protease specificity-enhancing factor, whose protein sequence is MAMTSSRPYMVRAIYEWVADNNCTPYILVNAEMEGVQVPQQYIQDGQIILNISSSAVVGLDIGNDELSFNGRFGGVPQSVHVPLAAVLGIYARENGQGMLFDADEPQPPMPPSPSSSDSNKNDARPKLKVVK
- a CDS encoding YraN family protein is translated as MMNWFGNKPAADRGQQAELAAQRYLSQHGLKVLQCNYRCRHGEIDIIAKDGNFLVFVEVRLRQNPRFGSGAESVTKNKQNRLVKTAQHYLSHKLKREPSCRFDVIEALVDPNGDWQLTWLQNAFQE